The Ruficoccus amylovorans genomic sequence CGATTGTGGGATGAAGCTCTTACCTTCAGGTCTCAGGTAGGTAATTAATTTAACTAGCAAAATAGAAGAGTCTTTATGCAAAAGTTATTATTAAATGGAGTTTGGCGACTTTCAGCTGCAGATGGTAGTAGTGAAGTTCGTGCATCACTGCCGGGGGATGTATATCAAGCGTTGTTGGCCGAAGGAGCAATTTCCGACCCCTATTATCGCGAGCAAGAAAATGATGTTCAGTGGGTGGCGCATGTTGATTGGATGTTTAAGAGAGATTTTGAAATATCCGACGAGTTGTTTTTGTCCGACCTGATTTACTTGGAATTGTCGATGGTCGACTTGATTTCTGAGATAAAAATCAACGGTAAATGTGTTGGCAGAACCAGCAATATGTTTAAGAGATATCGCTTTAATGCTAAGGACTTTATTGTTGCCGGGGGAAACACTATTGAAATCAATTTTAGAAATGCACCCTCGGTAGCGCAGGAACTATCTCAGTTGCAAGAATATGACATACCTGTGTCGTTGATGAATAAGATTCCTTATTTGAATCTTTTACGTAAACCACAGTGTCAAGGCGGCTGGGATTGGGGGGTATGCTTGGTGTCATCTGGTGTTTACGATGATATAAAATTAGTGGGAACTAATGCTGCTGTTATTGATTATATATATACCGATCAGGTTATAAGTGAAAATTCTGCGCAAATTACAGCTATCGTAGAATTTAGTGCCGTTAAGGCCGGAGCCCAAGAGATTATCTTTGAGTTTAATGGTGAAAAAATTGTAGAGAGTGTTGACTTTGTCGTAGGATCACAAAGAGCAGAGGCTCAGTTTATAGTTGAAAATCCCCAGCTATGGTACCCTTCGGGGTTTGGTGATCCGCATTTATATACCTTAACCGTAACGATTGACGGTCAGACAGATTCCCGTCGTGTGGGAATTCGGGAAATTGAATTAATCAGACAAGCTGATCAGGATCAAGGAGGTGAATCTATGTACTTCCGTGTTAACGGAATTGACGTATTTTCAAAAGGAGCCTGCTGGGTGCCTCCAAGTGCAATGCCCGGACAAATTACTGATGAAGTTTACCGCGATTTATTACAGAGTTCTGTTGATGCAAACATGAATATGATTCGTGTCTGGGGCGGGGGGCAATTTGAGCGGGATTATTTCTATAATTGTTGTGATGAGTTGGGTTTGCTTGTCTGGCATGACATGATGTTGGCGTGCAATTTTCATCCTTTTGACGATGCCTTCATTCAAGATATTGCTGAGGAGGCTGAACACCAGGTAAAGCGCCTGCGGAGTCATCCCTCAATTTGCTTATGGTGTGGTAATAATGAGCTTATTGGCCATTTTAATCATCCGTGGTTTGAATCTATCACCAAGCAGCCGTATACATATGTAGCGGGTTATGATCGTGTGAATTGCGCGTTGGAAAAGGCCATTAAGCGGGCTGACCCTTCGCGAACATTCTGGCCGAGTTCTCCATGTGCCGGGCCTTTGCGGTTTGATGATAACTGGAAGGATGATTCTCGTGGTGATATGCACTTTTGGGATGTTTGGTTCGAGGATGTATCTCTAGAGCATTACCGGACGGTGCAACCCCGGTTTTGTTCAGAATTTGGATTTCAATCATTTCCAGATATGGAGTTGATTGAAGAATTCACTGAGGTTGACGACCGAAACGTGTATTCACCGGTCATGGAATCCAGACAGCGCAGCGCGAATGGAAATAAAACCATTGTGACTACACTTTCCCGCTACTTTAGGATGCCGATCGGATTTGTTGATTACGTCTACCTCAGCCAAGTCCAGCAAGCGTTGGCGATCAAAATAGGGGTTGAATTTTGGCGAACGCGCCGCCCTCGCTGCATGGGAACCTTATACTGGCAGTTGAATGATTGTTGGCCTACTGCCAGTTGGTCTAGTTTGAATCATGGCGGGAAGTGGAAAATGTTGCATTATTTTGCAAAGAAATTCTACAGTCCTGTTATGGTTGTGACTTTGCCAGATGATTCTGGCGGACTGACGGTCCATCTAGTGAATGATCTGCCGATGGAAATTCGCTTTAAAATAGATGCAACGGTTTATGACTTTAATGGATGTCCGGTTAAGGAGTTCGTGGCCGAAGGTTTGCAGGGGCATTGCCAATCTAATGTGATTCGGGAAATTACTGAAGACGAATTAAATTTTTCTAAGAACAAGCACTTCTTGCATTTAACAATGGCAGGCTATGGTGATGGTGGACAATACTTTGAACATGAGGATACTTTTTTCTTTACCGAATATAAACGCTGCTCCCTGCCCAGTTCTGAATTTACATTTTCAATCAATCCAAAGGATTTGTCGCTGAATATCAGTAGCCTAGCTCCATCCTTTTTTGTGTGGATCGACGTGCCTTCTAAACTGGGTAGATTTGTTGATAACGGATTTACGCTTTTGTCTGGAGCAACTCGTAACATCCAGTTTCTGCCAAAGGATGGCGTATCTGCTGCTGATTTGAATAACTCTTTAAAGATTAAAGATTTAAGATCTACTTATTAAAAGATAGTAATATGATAAATGGAAATAAATTTATGCCTC encodes the following:
- a CDS encoding beta-mannosidase — encoded protein: MQKLLLNGVWRLSAADGSSEVRASLPGDVYQALLAEGAISDPYYREQENDVQWVAHVDWMFKRDFEISDELFLSDLIYLELSMVDLISEIKINGKCVGRTSNMFKRYRFNAKDFIVAGGNTIEINFRNAPSVAQELSQLQEYDIPVSLMNKIPYLNLLRKPQCQGGWDWGVCLVSSGVYDDIKLVGTNAAVIDYIYTDQVISENSAQITAIVEFSAVKAGAQEIIFEFNGEKIVESVDFVVGSQRAEAQFIVENPQLWYPSGFGDPHLYTLTVTIDGQTDSRRVGIREIELIRQADQDQGGESMYFRVNGIDVFSKGACWVPPSAMPGQITDEVYRDLLQSSVDANMNMIRVWGGGQFERDYFYNCCDELGLLVWHDMMLACNFHPFDDAFIQDIAEEAEHQVKRLRSHPSICLWCGNNELIGHFNHPWFESITKQPYTYVAGYDRVNCALEKAIKRADPSRTFWPSSPCAGPLRFDDNWKDDSRGDMHFWDVWFEDVSLEHYRTVQPRFCSEFGFQSFPDMELIEEFTEVDDRNVYSPVMESRQRSANGNKTIVTTLSRYFRMPIGFVDYVYLSQVQQALAIKIGVEFWRTRRPRCMGTLYWQLNDCWPTASWSSLNHGGKWKMLHYFAKKFYSPVMVVTLPDDSGGLTVHLVNDLPMEIRFKIDATVYDFNGCPVKEFVAEGLQGHCQSNVIREITEDELNFSKNKHFLHLTMAGYGDGGQYFEHEDTFFFTEYKRCSLPSSEFTFSINPKDLSLNISSLAPSFFVWIDVPSKLGRFVDNGFTLLSGATRNIQFLPKDGVSAADLNNSLKIKDLRSTY